In Spinacia oleracea cultivar Varoflay chromosome 5, BTI_SOV_V1, whole genome shotgun sequence, a single window of DNA contains:
- the LOC110804572 gene encoding calmodulin-binding receptor kinase CaMRLK, which yields MECYSYSPTLLILFFLLILPESGFAGRVFLNTSITRVHSTCTTLTPTTNATATADFQLVLKAFRSVTGFNSTLFLHHYNKQTTTTITDTCSPPITELNLSFHNLSGTISWNFLKNLSHLHSLDLSHNYLKGSVPSWLWSLNSLLKVNLSTNQFGGSIVIPHSSQFSGIQSINLSHNRFTKLVNFSGFSNLTSFDVSQNDLRVLQSGFLQNSSKLEFLNIANCNLSGNLSSPIKSLRNLKFLDVSSNNLTDKFPNDFPPLEKLEFLNISSNKFMGNFSKDSRYYHKFGKSAFLRAGNFSFSNVLVTNSKIPHHKIARRELPKEEKKQRKDRAHKSRKVGHKFIIGVSFGSLMIVVLGCGCLYLILRRRKVGRSKKKWVISKPVQSPFKMDKSGPYNFETESGSSWMVEIKEPSSAPVVMFEKPLMNLSFKDLIGATCHFGRESQLGEGRCGPLYRAVLPGELHVAIKVLENARGVDHGEAIAIFEDLSKLKHPNLLPISGYCIAGKEKLVLYEFMSNGDLHSWLHELPPGRPNVDDWSTDTWDCQIDPEATPDNSNINNMASPEKLNWLTRHRIALGVARGLAYLHHAGSKPVVHGHLVPSNILLTDDLEPRVADYNMHLIENVGSTEDDVYGFGLIVIELMTGQTIDSDTLNRVRRAIRDGKGSRLLDKRLKLDDNDDLAKGAVECLRVGYLSTAENTSKRPTMQQVVGLLKDIHPS from the exons ATGGAATGTTACTCTTACTCCCCTACCCTCCTCattctcttcttcctccttATCCTACCCGAGTCGGGTTTTGCGGGTCGGGTATTTTTGAACACTTCCATAACAAGAGTTCACTCAACATGCACCACCCTTACCCCCACTACCAACGCCACCGCCACCGCTGACTTTCAGCTAGTTCTCAAGGCTTTCCGCTCAGTGACAGGGTTCAACTCTACCTTATTCCTCCACCActacaacaaacaaaccaccaccaccataacAGACACCTGCTCTCCTCCCATAACGGAACTCAACCTCTCATTCCACAACCTAAGTGGCACCATTTCTTGGAACTTCCTAAAAAACCTTTCCCATTTACATTCCCTAGATCTCTCTCATAATTACCTAAAAGGGTCTGTTCCTAGTTGGCTTTGGTCCCTCAATTCTCTCCTTAAAGTCAACCTCTCCACCAACCAGTTCGGGGGTAGTATTGTAATACCCCATTCGTCGCAATTTTCAGGAATTCAAAGTATCAATCTCTCACACAATCGGTTCACCAAATTGGttaatttttctgggttttcaAATTTGACATCTTTTGATGTCTCTCAAAACGATTTGAGGGTTCTGCAGTCTGGGTTTTTGCAGAATTCTTCGAAATTGGAGTTCTTAAATATTGCAAACTGCAATCTTTCTGGAAATTTGTCATCGCCCATCAAAAGCCTGAGAAACTTGaaattccttgatgtttcgaGTAACAATTTGACGGATAAATTTCCTAATGATTTTCCGCCATTGGAGAAACTCGAGTTTCTCAATATTTCGTCGAACAAATTTATGGGAAACTTTTCAAAAGATAGTAGATATTACCACAAATTTGGTAAATCTGCATTTTTAAGAGCTGGGAATTTCAGTTTTTCCAATGTTTTAGTCACAAATTCGAAGATCCCGCATCATAAAATTGCGAGGAGAGAGTTACCCAAGGAAGAGAAAAAACAGAGGAAAGACAGAGCACACAAATCGAGAAAAGTGGGACATAAGTTCATCATAGGTGTATCGTTTGGTTCATTAATGATTGTCGTTCTGGGCTGTGGTTGTCTGTACCTCATCCTGAGGAGAAGAAAGGTGGGGAGGAGTAAGAAAAAGTGGGTGATTTCAAAACCAGTTCAAAGTCCTTTCAAGATGGATAAATCAGGGCCGTACAATTTCGAAACGGAATCAGGATCATCATGGATGGTGGAGATTAAAGAGCCTAGCTCTGCTCCTGTTGTGATGTTTGAGAAGCCGTTGATGAATTTGAGTTTCAAGGACTTGATTGGTGCCACGTGTCACTTTGGAAGGGAGTCCCAGCTGGGAGAAGGAAGATGTGGGCCCCTCTACAGAGCTGTACTGCCAGGTGAGCTCCATGTGGCAATTAAGGTGTTGGAAAATGCTAGGGGGGTTGACCATGGTGAAGCTATTGCTATATTTGAAGATTTGTCAAAGCTTAAGCATCCTAACTTGTTGCCTATTTCTGGATACTGCATTGCAG GGAAGGAGAAGCTAGTATTGTACGAGTTCATGTCAAATGGTGACTTGCATTCCTGGCTACATGAGCTCCCACCCGGTAGACCTAATGTAGATGACTGGAGTACCGATACGTGGGATTGTCAAATTGACCCCGAAGCCACTCCCGATAATAGTAATATTAATAACATGGCATCACCGGAGAAATTAAATTGGCTCACACGCCATAGGATTGCGCTTGGGGTGGCGCGTGGACTTGCTTACCTTCATCACGCGGGATCGAAGCCGGTTGTCCACGGCCACCTCGTGCCCTCGAATATTCTCCTCACTGATGACCTAGAGCCTCGGGTCGCAGATTACAACATGCACCTAATAGAAAATGTTGGGTCCACCGAGGATGATGTGTATGGATTTGGGCTAATTGTTATCGAGCTTATGACTGGTCAGACCATCGATTCAGATACATTAAATAGAGTCAGAAGAGCAATTAGGGATGGCAAAGGATCGAGATTGCTTGATAAAAGACTCAAACTCGACGACAACGACGACTTGGCCAAGGGTGCGGTTGAATGCCTTCGAGTTGGTTATTTGTCCACGGCAGAGAATACTAGTAAAAGACCTACAATGCAACAAGTTGTGGGTTTACTCAAGGATATACACCCAAGTTAG